The Streptomyces spororaveus genome includes a region encoding these proteins:
- a CDS encoding YcxB family protein: MNTNDQVVRPDERTVELVYRTTTADIAQALRARDAHTAAGRRKRWLFPVGGTFGMGVGVLVVVTDGTVAGAPLGMMGAGLLLWVITLFGPRLQARAFRGLLERAGETRAVIDGSGALVTAASCESRIGWAAQPRYVETADAFVMLSDDKQAVAMTVLPKRGIQAPADADALRAVLDANLRRL; encoded by the coding sequence ATGAACACGAATGACCAGGTGGTCCGGCCGGACGAGCGGACCGTCGAGCTCGTATACCGGACCACCACGGCGGACATCGCGCAGGCACTCCGTGCCCGGGACGCGCACACGGCGGCGGGGCGGCGCAAGCGATGGCTGTTTCCCGTCGGGGGGACGTTCGGCATGGGCGTCGGAGTGCTGGTGGTGGTGACCGACGGGACCGTCGCCGGGGCGCCGCTCGGCATGATGGGCGCCGGCCTGCTGCTGTGGGTGATCACCCTGTTCGGCCCGCGGCTCCAGGCACGCGCCTTCCGCGGACTGCTGGAGAGGGCGGGGGAGACCCGGGCCGTCATCGACGGCTCGGGAGCCCTGGTGACGGCGGCGTCCTGCGAGTCGCGCATCGGCTGGGCCGCGCAGCCGAGGTACGTGGAGACGGCCGATGCGTTCGTCATGCTCAGCGACGACAAGCAGGCGGTGGCCATGACCGTCCTGCCCAAGCGGGGGATCCAGGCACCGGCCGACGCCGACGCGCTGCGGGCGGTCCTGGACGCGAACCTGCGCCGGCTCTAG
- the recO gene encoding DNA repair protein RecO codes for MSLFRDDGIVLRTQKLGEADRIITLLTRGHGRVRAVARGVRRTKSKFGAGLEPFSHADVQFFARGSELIGRSLPLCTQTQIIAPYGNGIVTDYARYTAGTAMLETAERFTENEGEPAVQQYLLLVGALRTLSRGEHEPHLILDAFLLRSLAVNGYAPSFDDCAKCGIHGPNRHFSVAAGGVICGDCRVPGSVVPSSEAIALLSALLTGDWGHADACEARHVREGSGLVSAYLHWHLERGLRSLRYVEK; via the coding sequence ATGAGCCTGTTCCGCGACGACGGCATCGTGCTGCGCACCCAGAAGCTGGGTGAGGCGGACCGCATCATCACGCTGCTGACCCGCGGCCACGGCCGGGTGCGGGCCGTCGCCCGCGGGGTCCGGCGCACGAAGTCCAAATTCGGCGCCGGGCTGGAACCTTTCTCCCACGCCGACGTGCAGTTCTTCGCCCGCGGCAGCGAGCTGATCGGCCGCAGCCTGCCGCTCTGCACCCAGACCCAGATCATCGCCCCGTACGGCAACGGCATCGTCACCGACTACGCCCGCTACACCGCCGGCACCGCGATGCTGGAGACCGCCGAGCGGTTCACCGAGAACGAGGGCGAGCCCGCGGTGCAGCAGTACCTGCTGCTCGTCGGAGCCCTGCGCACCCTCTCCCGCGGTGAACACGAGCCCCACCTCATCCTCGACGCCTTCCTGCTGCGCTCCCTCGCCGTCAACGGCTACGCGCCCAGCTTCGACGACTGCGCGAAGTGCGGCATCCACGGACCCAACCGGCACTTCTCCGTCGCCGCGGGCGGGGTCATATGCGGGGACTGCCGGGTGCCCGGGAGCGTCGTACCCTCATCGGAGGCCATCGCCCTGCTCAGCGCCCTGCTGACGGGCGACTGGGGGCATGCCGACGCGTGCGAGGCGCGTCATGTGCGGGAGGGCAGCGGGCTGGTCTCCGCCTATCTGCACTGGCATCTGGAGCGCGGGCTACGCTCCCTGCGATACGTCGAGAAATAG
- a CDS encoding nucleobase:cation symporter-2 family protein: MARVAARLSTDGEQSTHPVDEVLPLPKLALYGFQHVLAFYAGAVIVPIIVGNALKLSPEQLVYLINADLFTCGIASIIQAWGIGRIGARLPLIQGVTFTAVSPMIAIGLGAGGGTAALLVIYGAVITAGIATFAFAWLPAKAFRTVMRLFPPVVTGTVITVLGIVLIPVGLNDAAGGLGSPDFGDPKNFAYAGGTMLFILILMKIGKPFLSSISILLGLVVGTTVAFLLGDAKFGDVSKSEWVGITTPFHFGAPKFEWFPIVLMLIVMLITMVETTGDTYAVGDIVGKEVDSETVARALRADGAATALGGVLNSFPYVAFAENVGLVRMTKVKSRFVVVAAGVFMIVLGLLPKAAAIVAGVPHGVLGGAATVMFAMVALAGIQTLAKVDLKEEKNALIVGVSLAFALLPATVPVLFSKHMDPDLSSLLNSGVTLGATAAIVLNLVFNGLGKEGAHDAPEVEVELPAQAAEADTDSSAAVPAQPGEGEAARTPAS, encoded by the coding sequence ATGGCACGTGTCGCCGCCCGGCTTTCCACCGACGGAGAGCAGAGCACGCACCCGGTCGACGAGGTGCTCCCCCTCCCCAAGCTCGCGCTGTACGGCTTCCAGCACGTACTCGCCTTCTACGCCGGCGCGGTGATCGTCCCGATCATCGTCGGCAACGCGCTGAAGCTGAGCCCTGAACAGCTGGTCTACCTGATCAACGCGGACCTCTTCACCTGCGGTATCGCCTCGATCATCCAGGCCTGGGGCATCGGCCGGATCGGTGCGCGCCTGCCGCTGATCCAGGGCGTGACCTTCACCGCGGTCTCCCCGATGATCGCCATAGGCCTCGGCGCCGGCGGCGGTACCGCGGCCCTGCTGGTCATCTACGGCGCGGTGATCACCGCCGGTATCGCCACCTTCGCCTTCGCCTGGCTGCCGGCCAAGGCGTTCCGGACGGTGATGCGGCTGTTCCCGCCGGTCGTGACCGGCACGGTGATCACCGTGCTGGGCATCGTCCTGATCCCGGTCGGTCTCAACGACGCGGCCGGCGGCCTCGGCAGCCCGGACTTCGGAGACCCGAAGAACTTCGCCTACGCCGGCGGCACGATGCTCTTCATCCTCATCCTGATGAAGATCGGCAAGCCGTTCCTCTCCAGCATCTCGATCCTCCTCGGCCTGGTCGTCGGCACCACCGTCGCCTTCCTGCTCGGCGACGCGAAGTTCGGCGACGTGAGCAAGTCCGAGTGGGTCGGCATCACCACCCCCTTCCACTTCGGCGCCCCGAAGTTCGAGTGGTTCCCGATCGTCCTGATGCTCATCGTCATGCTGATCACCATGGTCGAGACGACCGGCGACACCTACGCCGTCGGTGACATCGTCGGCAAGGAGGTCGACAGCGAGACCGTCGCCCGCGCCCTGCGTGCCGACGGTGCCGCGACCGCCCTCGGCGGTGTCCTCAACTCCTTCCCGTACGTGGCCTTCGCCGAGAACGTCGGCCTGGTGCGGATGACCAAGGTGAAGAGCCGGTTCGTGGTCGTCGCCGCCGGTGTCTTCATGATCGTGCTGGGTCTGCTGCCCAAGGCCGCCGCGATCGTCGCCGGCGTCCCGCACGGAGTCCTCGGCGGCGCCGCGACCGTCATGTTCGCCATGGTCGCCCTGGCCGGTATCCAGACCCTGGCCAAGGTGGACCTGAAGGAGGAGAAGAACGCGCTGATCGTCGGCGTCTCCCTCGCCTTCGCCCTGCTCCCCGCGACCGTCCCGGTCCTCTTCTCCAAGCACATGGACCCGGACCTGTCCTCGCTGCTCAACAGCGGTGTGACGCTCGGTGCCACGGCCGCCATCGTCCTCAACCTGGTCTTCAACGGCCTGGGCAAGGAAGGCGCCCACGACGCCCCCGAGGTCGAGGTCGAACTGCCCGCCCAGGCCGCGGAGGCGGACACGGACTCCTCAGCAGCCGTACCGGCCCAGCCGGGTGAGGGCGAAGCAGCCCGGACACCGGCCTCCTGA
- a CDS encoding TerB family tellurite resistance protein: MLPVRGGDGRKLTVWGTRTTWSTVGDGEFFCPACGGDRNYRRRTGRRRFTVLGVPLLPRGQAGPVIECQGCRARFATDVLDHLTTTRFTALLRDAVHTVALAVLTAGGTASRGALEAAVGAVRTAGFQDCTEEQLQSLVEALSSDEGRLGLYDVPECCGAALSIELHEALEPLAPHLAGPGRESILLQGARIALADGPYTPAEREVLATVGSALRIDTDEVTRLLSAVRAP, translated from the coding sequence GTGCTGCCAGTTCGGGGTGGGGACGGCCGGAAGCTGACGGTCTGGGGCACCCGTACCACCTGGAGCACCGTGGGTGACGGGGAGTTCTTCTGCCCCGCCTGCGGTGGGGACCGCAATTACCGGAGGCGGACCGGACGGCGCCGGTTCACCGTCCTCGGTGTGCCGCTGCTGCCCCGCGGGCAGGCCGGGCCCGTCATCGAGTGCCAGGGCTGCCGTGCGCGCTTCGCCACCGACGTCCTGGACCACCTCACCACGACCCGCTTCACCGCCCTCCTGCGGGACGCCGTGCACACGGTGGCGCTGGCCGTACTGACCGCGGGCGGAACGGCCTCGCGGGGCGCGCTGGAGGCCGCGGTGGGCGCCGTACGGACCGCGGGCTTCCAGGACTGCACCGAGGAGCAGCTGCAGTCCCTCGTGGAGGCGCTGTCCTCGGACGAGGGCCGGCTCGGCCTGTACGACGTCCCGGAGTGCTGCGGGGCCGCGCTGTCGATAGAGCTCCACGAGGCCCTGGAACCGCTGGCCCCGCACCTGGCCGGCCCGGGCCGGGAATCGATCCTGCTCCAGGGGGCCCGTATCGCGCTCGCGGACGGCCCGTACACCCCGGCCGAGCGCGAGGTGCTCGCCACGGTCGGCTCGGCGCTGCGGATCGACACGGACGAGGTGACCCGGCTGCTGTCGGCGGTACGCGCGCCCTGA
- a CDS encoding isoprenyl transferase produces the protein MARRGILGRSRREYKVPEPHPSGAVPPKIPGELVPNHVAIVMDGNGRWAKERGLPRTEGHKVGEGVVLDVLKGCLEMGVKNLSLYAFSTENWKRSPDEVRFLMNFNRDVIRRRRDEMNELGIRIRWVGRMPKMWKSVVQELQVAQEQTVDNDAMTLYFCVNYGGRAEIADAAQAIARDVAAGRLDPSKVNEKTFAKYIYYPDMPDVDLFLRPSGEQRTSNYLIWQSAYAEMVYQDVLWPDFDRRDLWRACLEYAQRDRRFGGALPNQPEPTA, from the coding sequence ATGGCACGACGCGGGATTCTGGGACGCTCTCGCCGGGAGTACAAGGTTCCCGAGCCGCACCCCTCCGGTGCGGTCCCCCCGAAGATCCCCGGCGAGCTCGTCCCGAACCACGTGGCGATCGTCATGGACGGCAACGGCCGCTGGGCCAAGGAACGCGGCCTGCCGCGCACCGAGGGCCACAAGGTCGGCGAGGGCGTCGTGCTCGACGTGCTCAAGGGCTGCCTGGAGATGGGCGTCAAGAACCTCTCCCTCTACGCCTTCTCGACGGAGAACTGGAAGCGCTCGCCCGACGAGGTCCGCTTCCTGATGAACTTCAACCGTGACGTCATCCGCCGCCGCCGCGACGAGATGAACGAGCTCGGCATCCGCATCCGCTGGGTCGGCCGCATGCCGAAGATGTGGAAGTCGGTCGTCCAGGAGCTCCAGGTCGCGCAGGAGCAGACCGTCGACAACGACGCCATGACCCTGTACTTCTGCGTCAATTACGGCGGCCGCGCGGAGATCGCGGACGCGGCGCAGGCCATCGCCCGGGACGTGGCGGCGGGCAGGCTCGACCCGTCGAAGGTCAACGAGAAGACCTTCGCCAAGTACATCTACTACCCGGACATGCCGGACGTGGACCTGTTCCTGCGCCCGAGCGGCGAGCAGCGCACCTCCAACTACCTGATCTGGCAGAGCGCGTACGCCGAGATGGTCTACCAGGACGTGCTGTGGCCCGACTTCGACCGCCGTGACCTGTGGCGGGCCTGCCTGGAATACGCCCAGCGCGACCGCCGCTTCGGCGGCGCCCTCCCGAACCAGCCGGAGCCCACCGCCTGA
- a CDS encoding SDR family NAD(P)-dependent oxidoreductase: protein MNEKSCLVTGAASGIGRATALLLARSGARVTAADINGPGVEALCTELADEGCAVTAVTGDVADPESNRAMVAAAVGAYGRLDVAVANAGVLPLSDVRETSPEDWDHVMAVDGRGMFLTCKYAIEAMTAQPRPGGALVCVSSISGVAGQARQAAYGPAKFVASGLTKHLAVEWAAHGIRVNAVAPGTIRTERVIALKDEPGGPEYLTEVEAAHPMGRLGEPEEVARVIAFLASDAASFVTGVILPVDGGYLAR from the coding sequence ATGAACGAGAAGTCCTGTCTGGTCACCGGTGCCGCGAGCGGGATCGGCCGGGCAACCGCCCTGCTGCTGGCCCGCTCCGGGGCCCGGGTGACCGCGGCCGACATCAATGGCCCCGGGGTCGAGGCCCTGTGTACGGAACTGGCCGACGAGGGGTGCGCGGTCACCGCGGTCACCGGTGACGTCGCCGATCCCGAGTCCAATCGCGCGATGGTCGCGGCCGCCGTCGGGGCCTACGGGCGCCTGGACGTCGCCGTGGCGAACGCCGGGGTGCTCCCCCTCTCCGACGTACGCGAGACCAGCCCCGAGGACTGGGACCACGTCATGGCGGTCGACGGCCGCGGAATGTTCCTGACCTGCAAGTACGCCATCGAGGCGATGACCGCGCAGCCGCGCCCCGGCGGGGCCCTGGTCTGCGTGTCCTCGATCTCGGGGGTGGCCGGGCAGGCCCGCCAGGCCGCTTACGGACCCGCGAAGTTCGTGGCGTCGGGGCTGACCAAGCACCTCGCGGTGGAGTGGGCCGCGCACGGGATCCGGGTCAACGCGGTGGCACCGGGAACCATCCGTACGGAGCGGGTGATCGCGCTGAAGGACGAGCCGGGCGGGCCGGAGTACCTGACTGAGGTCGAGGCCGCCCACCCGATGGGCCGGCTCGGCGAGCCGGAGGAGGTGGCCCGGGTCATCGCCTTCCTGGCCTCGGACGCGGCCTCGTTCGTGACGGGCGTGATCCTGCCGGTGGACGGCGGCTACCTGGCCCGCTGA